A stretch of the Coprobacillus cateniformis genome encodes the following:
- a CDS encoding L,D-transpeptidase family protein, whose product MDEDHVKNEHVEEQETKTKSHKYILFIKEYKTKFLIGGGILFICIYAFGCIYYQNRFMSRTTINGMNVAGINYQKATQKIQEHIDKRTMTLIFLDGEKEILTQENIGFTFNQNNDIKKEIKKQNAFLWFTHWFYQDNMTINNLFIVDEKKLETSLSQLKHLQDDYQVAPADAKVQYKDHNFSIAKETIGSKIQKDILIQKITTAFQNGETELNVEEVGGYVKPKTTSEDESLKKLLEAAKKYCDVSITYKTINEDVVLDGNTLVSWLSIDESGNYYKDDNEFKKQATEFVKKLSKNINIIGKKKTFTGAHGRKINISGGNYGYKLKQEKEVEGLLKDIQAGKKGMRTPVTTGIQASYDNGGLGQTFIEIDMTKQHFWYHKNGKIVLESDIVSGLPSDPHKKTPAGTYYIYFMQLNRTLRGEIQADGKPEYETPVAYWMAFNGGIGLHDATWQSRFGGDVYYTRGSHGCINLPLKVAAELYDMVKVNTPVVCYY is encoded by the coding sequence ATGGATGAAGATCATGTAAAAAATGAGCATGTTGAAGAACAGGAAACAAAAACCAAAAGTCATAAATATATTCTTTTTATAAAAGAATATAAAACGAAATTTCTTATTGGTGGGGGAATTCTATTCATATGTATTTATGCATTTGGATGTATTTATTATCAAAATAGATTTATGTCACGAACAACTATTAATGGAATGAATGTGGCAGGAATAAATTATCAAAAAGCAACACAGAAAATTCAAGAACATATTGATAAACGAACAATGACATTGATATTTCTAGATGGAGAAAAGGAAATCTTAACACAAGAAAATATTGGTTTTACATTTAATCAAAACAATGATATAAAAAAGGAAATAAAAAAACAGAACGCTTTTTTATGGTTTACTCATTGGTTTTATCAAGATAATATGACAATCAATAATTTATTTATTGTTGATGAAAAAAAGTTAGAGACATCTCTATCTCAACTCAAGCACCTGCAAGATGACTATCAAGTAGCACCTGCTGATGCAAAAGTTCAATATAAAGATCATAATTTTTCAATTGCAAAAGAAACAATTGGAAGTAAGATCCAAAAAGATATTCTTATTCAAAAAATAACGACAGCATTTCAAAATGGAGAAACAGAGCTGAATGTAGAAGAAGTTGGTGGCTATGTGAAACCTAAGACAACATCTGAAGATGAAAGTTTAAAAAAATTACTGGAAGCAGCTAAAAAATATTGTGATGTTTCTATTACCTATAAAACAATAAATGAAGATGTTGTTTTAGATGGTAATACTTTAGTATCTTGGCTTTCTATAGATGAGAGTGGAAATTATTATAAAGATGATAATGAATTTAAAAAACAAGCAACAGAATTTGTAAAAAAACTATCTAAAAACATAAACATTATTGGGAAGAAAAAAACATTTACTGGTGCTCATGGCAGAAAGATAAATATATCAGGAGGGAATTACGGCTATAAACTTAAGCAAGAAAAAGAAGTAGAGGGACTTCTCAAAGATATTCAGGCTGGAAAAAAAGGAATGAGAACACCTGTAACAACTGGTATTCAAGCTTCATATGACAATGGTGGCCTTGGTCAGACATTTATAGAGATAGATATGACAAAACAACATTTTTGGTATCATAAAAATGGAAAAATTGTTTTAGAGTCAGATATTGTTTCTGGCTTACCTAGTGATCCTCATAAAAAAACACCAGCAGGTACTTATTACATTTATTTCATGCAATTAAATCGAACTCTACGTGGTGAAATTCAAGCAGATGGCAAACCTGAATATGAAACACCAGTAGCATACTGGATGGCTTTTAATGGGGGAATTGGTCTTCATGATGCGACTTGGCAATCTCGATTTGGTGGTGATGTCTACTATACTAGAGGATCACATGGCTGTATTAATCTACCACTTAAAGTTGCTGCTGAGTTATACGATATGGTTAAAGTAAACACACCAGTTGTTTGTTATTATTAA
- a CDS encoding DUF6711 family protein produces MDILKINGQAIQNPVALQWEESDLDSSEGTGRNQLGDMFRDRITIKRKVSVSFPPMRDTEMSSLLEAISPMFFALEYPDPKLGRRHTMTVYVSDRSVPVYMFDKTMNQWIWQGMSIDFIEK; encoded by the coding sequence ATGGATATTTTAAAAATTAATGGTCAAGCTATTCAAAATCCTGTTGCATTGCAGTGGGAAGAGTCAGACTTGGATTCAAGTGAAGGAACAGGTCGTAATCAATTGGGTGATATGTTTAGAGATCGTATTACTATAAAAAGAAAGGTTTCTGTTTCATTTCCACCAATGAGAGATACAGAAATGTCTTCATTATTAGAAGCGATTTCTCCAATGTTTTTTGCATTGGAATATCCAGATCCTAAACTTGGTAGACGTCATACGATGACTGTCTATGTCAGCGATAGAAGTGTTCCAGTGTATATGTTTGATAAAACAATGAATCAGTGGATATGGCAAGGCATGTCTATTGATTTTATTGAGAAGTAG
- a CDS encoding DUF5055 domain-containing protein → MSKTIQFTYNDVDYTLEYTRKTLEKMEADGIVLADMNKKPVTILPKLFEYAFYAHHKRIKKAEVDNIFHLFTNKNDMYNKLSEMATDTLNTLFEEDNSKNAISWKASF, encoded by the coding sequence ATGTCTAAAACAATTCAATTTACATACAATGATGTGGATTACACATTAGAATACACAAGAAAAACATTAGAAAAAATGGAGGCTGATGGTATCGTATTAGCAGATATGAATAAAAAGCCTGTGACTATTTTACCAAAGCTTTTTGAATATGCATTCTATGCACATCATAAACGCATTAAAAAAGCGGAAGTTGATAATATCTTCCACTTATTCACAAACAAAAATGATATGTATAATAAGTTATCAGAAATGGCAACAGATACATTAAATACATTATTTGAAGAGGATAACTCAAAAAACGCAATAAGTTGGAAGGCGAGTTTTTAG
- a CDS encoding restriction endonuclease, which translates to MKKCIIFILKIPFLLIKYILCFIKWILKMLFGWIFGWIPDFDERMSGEEFEEYVKEILKRNGFKSLELTKRSGDYGVDILGKYQGESYAIQCKKYAKPVGVAAVQQAYSGCQYYECDCAVVVTNHRFTAQAIALAHTNQVELWDGQYLNSLKHKANTRSFFHKNHEKMKEHPYQHIIDLLLDEGYASTSLLVDHFHYSQEKAFYILEDLQFHDLVSSEDHLGMRDLYFLSQEEAMNILKNR; encoded by the coding sequence ATGAAAAAGTGTATTATTTTTATACTTAAAATTCCTTTTTTACTTATCAAATATATTTTATGTTTTATAAAATGGATACTTAAAATGCTGTTTGGTTGGATTTTTGGCTGGATTCCTGATTTTGATGAAAGAATGAGTGGTGAGGAATTTGAAGAGTATGTGAAAGAAATCCTCAAACGCAATGGTTTTAAATCACTTGAATTAACAAAAAGAAGTGGTGATTATGGTGTTGATATTTTGGGTAAATATCAAGGAGAAAGTTATGCTATTCAATGTAAAAAATATGCAAAGCCTGTTGGTGTTGCAGCTGTTCAACAAGCTTATTCAGGATGTCAATATTATGAATGTGATTGTGCTGTTGTTGTAACGAATCACCGTTTTACTGCTCAAGCTATTGCTTTGGCCCATACGAATCAGGTTGAGTTATGGGATGGTCAATATTTGAATTCGTTGAAACATAAAGCCAATACTCGTTCTTTTTTTCATAAAAATCATGAAAAGATGAAGGAACATCCTTATCAGCATATTATTGATTTATTATTGGATGAGGGATATGCTTCAACATCTTTATTGGTTGATCATTTTCACTATAGTCAAGAAAAAGCATTTTATATTTTAGAAGATTTACAGTTTCATGATTTGGTTTCTTCTGAAGATCATTTAGGAATGAGAGATCTATATTTCTTATCTCAAGAAGAAGCAATGAATATATTAAAAAATCGATGA
- a CDS encoding helix-turn-helix domain-containing protein has product MSVLGDNIKKMREEQHLTQDELGELLEISGKTISSWEKERSEPKIEMIEKLSHIFHCTSSQLLGENHDDFFTSPEEALQFILKQDMFAKFGGYDLDTMSQDEIIDMANDIAQFIKMIAKRHK; this is encoded by the coding sequence ATGTCAGTCCTTGGAGACAATATCAAAAAAATGCGCGAGGAGCAACACTTAACTCAAGATGAGCTAGGTGAATTATTAGAGATTAGTGGCAAAACAATTTCTTCATGGGAGAAGGAAAGAAGTGAACCAAAGATTGAAATGATTGAAAAATTATCACATATTTTTCATTGTACAAGTTCTCAACTCTTAGGTGAAAATCATGATGATTTCTTTACATCACCAGAAGAAGCCTTGCAATTTATATTAAAACAAGATATGTTTGCTAAATTTGGCGGTTATGATTTAGATACAATGAGTCAAGATGAAATTATTGATATGGCAAATGATATTGCTCAATTTATTAAAATGATTGCAAAGAGGCATAAATAA
- a CDS encoding glycoside hydrolase family 16 protein, which translates to MGKQKVLKTCLVGALVCSLGIGLATTAHAQSVDTEYDLIELNRDKNQNLIIDSSFENGRQHWKTTGQGTFTDYPECAATGLWCGLLPANTNNACVYQVIQVKPNTEYVAKAKILLASSEASAFFNVKTPDVSTLINNAEVVVTCTPEQAWQYQDIELIFNTGNYSEIAICAMKWTDNTSDAIYRGQVYVDDVSLVEKNPSAAQQYDIVWADDFNGHELDTTQWGYELGCVRGVEQEHYVNDKENVYLENGKLVLKATDRPVEDQYINPRGNRKVIYNSGSVRTHGKKEFLYGRIEMKAKLPKGQGVFPAFWTLGSDFVLDGDINSQQGYGWARCGEIDIMELIGQAGDNSYGNRTVYQTAHTDNNRVTETKLAGTAYTIGENFNNEYHVFGIDWSPNKIEWYVDDEIVQSVDYSHLPIAQKALNRPQYIQMNLAMGGNWPGDVGTGLAGTEFDIDYVYYGQNASQKAAAKAYYETAPHMTGLQNITMVEGEIPDLLKNISVTEGYHVDFSIDDEYMFQSHGGRTECSLRCKGKDDAATLATLPAGKYNIHYTAIPDEVEFETDQWDSSLLVPLAEKEYKFDRKTMILTIVKAE; encoded by the coding sequence ATGGGAAAACAAAAAGTATTGAAAACATGTCTTGTTGGTGCTTTAGTTTGTAGTTTGGGAATAGGTTTAGCAACAACAGCTCATGCGCAAAGTGTTGATACAGAGTATGATTTAATTGAATTGAATCGTGATAAAAACCAAAATCTCATTATTGATAGTTCATTTGAAAATGGTCGACAGCATTGGAAAACAACAGGACAAGGGACTTTTACTGATTATCCAGAATGTGCTGCTACAGGATTATGGTGTGGATTATTACCAGCCAATACAAATAATGCCTGTGTCTATCAAGTTATTCAGGTCAAACCAAATACTGAATATGTAGCCAAAGCAAAAATATTATTAGCATCATCTGAAGCTTCTGCTTTTTTCAATGTGAAAACCCCTGATGTCTCAACACTGATTAACAATGCTGAAGTTGTGGTGACATGTACACCAGAACAGGCATGGCAATATCAGGATATTGAGTTAATCTTTAATACTGGAAATTATTCAGAAATAGCAATATGTGCTATGAAATGGACAGACAATACGAGTGATGCGATTTATCGAGGACAGGTCTATGTAGATGATGTGTCTTTGGTTGAAAAGAATCCTTCAGCTGCCCAACAGTATGATATTGTCTGGGCTGATGATTTTAATGGTCATGAGCTTGATACAACACAGTGGGGGTATGAGTTAGGCTGTGTCCGTGGTGTTGAACAAGAACATTATGTGAATGATAAGGAAAATGTTTATTTAGAAAATGGGAAATTGGTTTTAAAGGCAACTGATAGACCTGTGGAAGATCAATACATAAATCCAAGAGGTAACCGTAAAGTTATTTATAATTCAGGGAGTGTTAGAACTCATGGAAAAAAAGAATTTCTTTATGGAAGAATTGAAATGAAAGCAAAATTACCAAAAGGACAGGGAGTATTTCCAGCATTTTGGACATTAGGTTCTGATTTTGTTTTAGATGGTGATATTAACTCTCAACAAGGTTATGGTTGGGCAAGATGTGGTGAGATTGATATTATGGAACTGATAGGACAAGCAGGTGATAATAGTTATGGAAATCGTACAGTTTATCAAACTGCTCATACTGATAATAATCGTGTTACAGAAACAAAATTAGCTGGAACAGCATATACAATTGGTGAAAATTTTAATAATGAATATCATGTTTTTGGAATAGACTGGTCACCTAATAAGATTGAATGGTATGTTGATGATGAAATTGTTCAGTCTGTAGATTATAGTCATTTACCAATTGCACAAAAGGCTTTGAATAGACCACAATATATTCAAATGAATCTTGCAATGGGTGGAAATTGGCCAGGTGACGTAGGAACTGGATTGGCAGGAACAGAATTTGATATTGATTACGTATATTATGGACAGAATGCTAGTCAAAAGGCTGCTGCAAAAGCTTATTATGAAACTGCCCCACATATGACTGGATTGCAAAATATAACGATGGTAGAAGGTGAGATACCAGATCTACTCAAGAATATTTCAGTAACTGAAGGATATCATGTTGATTTCTCTATTGATGATGAATATATGTTTCAATCACATGGTGGAAGAACTGAATGCTCATTAAGATGTAAAGGGAAAGATGATGCTGCAACTTTAGCTACTCTTCCTGCAGGAAAATATAACATTCATTATACTGCAATACCCGATGAGGTCGAATTTGAAACAGATCAATGGGATTCAAGTTTACTTGTCCCGCTTGCTGAAAAAGAATACAAGTTTGATCGAAAAACAATGATTTTAACAATTGTTAAAGCAGAATAA
- a CDS encoding PD-(D/E)XK nuclease family transposase → MFVCERNTEYLDAISRLKVIDDDFMRIVFKDKECLTQFLEIILERPIEIIEWHVQYDINNILGRSISIDVFVKTENHYINIEVQRDYTGANPRRARFHGSLIDASTSYPKEEWKDLPHMIIIFITEEDVLGYGLPIYHVHRTIDENNQIFDDGSEIIYINASIQEDNALGRLMHDFLCSETSDMHYEFLRKRVSYFKETEGGRKEMCEIWEEIKRKGKQEGIIEGETRGRIERTIQLIQKMMTKKGYTLEEAFNFFDIPEEERSIYIQKIIS, encoded by the coding sequence GTGTTCGTATGTGAAAGGAATACTGAATATCTGGATGCTATTTCCAGACTCAAGGTGATTGATGATGATTTCATGAGGATTGTCTTCAAGGATAAGGAGTGTCTGACTCAGTTTCTTGAGATTATCTTAGAAAGGCCTATTGAAATCATTGAATGGCATGTGCAGTATGATATCAATAATATTCTTGGAAGGTCTATCAGTATTGATGTCTTTGTCAAAACTGAAAATCATTATATCAATATTGAAGTGCAAAGAGATTATACTGGAGCCAATCCAAGACGGGCAAGATTTCATGGAAGTCTGATTGATGCCAGTACATCATATCCTAAAGAAGAATGGAAGGACTTGCCTCATATGATTATCATCTTCATAACAGAAGAGGATGTCCTAGGATATGGGTTACCAATCTATCATGTTCATAGAACAATAGATGAGAATAACCAGATATTTGATGATGGAAGTGAGATCATCTATATCAATGCAAGTATTCAGGAGGATAATGCCTTAGGGAGATTGATGCATGATTTTCTATGTAGTGAGACAAGTGATATGCATTATGAGTTTTTAAGGAAAAGAGTGAGTTATTTTAAAGAGACAGAAGGAGGGAGAAAAGAGATGTGTGAAATCTGGGAAGAGATCAAAAGAAAGGGTAAGCAAGAAGGCATTATTGAAGGAGAAACTAGGGGGAGAATTGAACGAACAATTCAATTAATCCAAAAAATGATGACTAAAAAAGGGTATACATTGGAAGAAGCGTTTAACTTTTTTGATATACCAGAAGAAGAGCGCTCTATATACATACAAAAAATCATTTCATAA
- a CDS encoding M18 family aminopeptidase, whose protein sequence is MYKEISEELVSFIKKSPTAFHAIEQMSQILKANGYQELLENESWSIVPGGRYFITRNQSSMMAFHLGEDLDCYSFNVAASHSDSPTFKMKENAEIEVRGKYTQLNTEGYGGMLCSTWLDRPLSIAGRVLVRDQDCYKSQLINIDRDLVLIPNVAIHMNRNANDGVTYNKQVDMLPLFGGSETKAGDFKKLIAEYLNVKVEDIYGSDLYLYNRMQPSVWGAHEEFISSPQLDDLQCAYTSLQGFLKGNNEKSINVIACFDNEEVGSGTKQGAGSTFLYDTLYRLNKSLGKTDEDFYRALASSFMLSADNAHAVHPNHPEKTDVQNCVYMNEGVVIKSHAGQKYTSDAVSIAIFKGLCEKANVPVQFFSNRSDVLGGSTLGNIAMAQVSMNSVDIGLPQLAMHSSYETAGIKDTYYMIQVMEEFFNSHIEKISSNEFKVIK, encoded by the coding sequence ATGTATAAAGAAATATCTGAAGAACTGGTATCATTTATCAAAAAGAGTCCAACTGCATTTCATGCAATTGAACAAATGAGTCAAATATTAAAAGCCAATGGATATCAGGAATTATTAGAAAATGAGAGCTGGTCTATTGTACCAGGGGGGCGCTATTTTATAACAAGAAATCAATCTAGTATGATGGCATTTCATTTAGGTGAGGATTTAGATTGTTATAGTTTTAATGTAGCTGCTTCTCATAGTGATTCACCAACATTTAAAATGAAAGAAAATGCTGAAATAGAAGTGAGAGGAAAATATACACAGTTAAATACTGAAGGTTATGGTGGTATGCTTTGTTCAACATGGTTAGATAGACCATTATCTATAGCTGGACGAGTTTTGGTACGTGATCAAGATTGTTATAAGAGTCAATTGATAAATATTGATAGAGATTTGGTTTTAATTCCCAATGTTGCAATTCATATGAATCGCAATGCAAATGATGGAGTGACATACAATAAGCAAGTTGATATGCTTCCTTTGTTTGGTGGCAGTGAAACAAAAGCAGGTGATTTCAAGAAATTAATTGCTGAGTATTTAAATGTCAAGGTTGAAGATATTTATGGAAGTGATTTATATTTATATAATCGAATGCAGCCTTCTGTTTGGGGTGCTCATGAAGAGTTTATTTCATCACCACAATTAGATGACTTACAATGTGCATATACATCTTTACAAGGATTTTTAAAAGGAAATAATGAAAAATCCATTAATGTTATAGCGTGTTTTGATAATGAAGAAGTTGGTTCTGGAACAAAACAAGGAGCAGGATCTACATTCCTATATGACACACTTTATCGTTTGAATAAATCATTAGGAAAAACAGATGAAGATTTCTATCGTGCACTGGCATCAAGTTTTATGCTGAGTGCTGATAATGCTCATGCGGTTCATCCAAATCATCCTGAAAAAACTGATGTGCAAAATTGTGTATATATGAATGAAGGTGTTGTGATTAAATCACATGCTGGACAAAAATACACAAGTGATGCAGTGAGTATTGCAATATTTAAAGGGTTATGTGAAAAAGCAAATGTTCCAGTTCAATTCTTCTCAAATCGTTCTGATGTATTAGGGGGAAGCACGTTAGGAAATATTGCTATGGCACAAGTTTCAATGAATAGTGTTGATATTGGTTTACCACAACTAGCAATGCATTCTTCATATGAGACTGCAGGTATTAAAGATACTTATTACATGATTCAAGTCATGGAGGAATTCTTTAATAGTCATATTGAAAAGATAAGTTCAAATGAATTCAAAGTTATAAAATAA
- a CDS encoding ImmA/IrrE family metallo-endopeptidase: MTIEDFVTHEISEYQTDNVREIIDYHDISIEYNDQLNKACDSSIFLFHQTAYITIKSDLNPLYENFLLAHELGHYLMHYDENISFQFLLKTRKNSLEREANEFACRFLLHDIDLKEIENIDFIIKERGIPIKIWRSVCEYIII; the protein is encoded by the coding sequence ATGACTATTGAAGATTTTGTAACTCATGAAATCAGTGAGTATCAAACAGATAATGTTAGAGAGATTATTGACTATCATGATATTTCTATAGAATACAATGACCAACTCAACAAAGCATGTGACTCTTCTATATTCCTCTTTCATCAAACTGCCTATATTACTATAAAATCAGACTTAAATCCTTTATATGAAAATTTTCTTTTAGCTCATGAACTTGGACATTATCTTATGCATTATGATGAAAATATTTCTTTTCAGTTTTTATTAAAAACAAGAAAAAATTCATTAGAAAGAGAAGCTAATGAATTTGCTTGTCGTTTCTTATTACATGATATTGATCTTAAAGAAATTGAAAACATAGATTTTATTATTAAAGAAAGAGGTATTCCTATAAAAATATGGAGATCTGTTTGTGAATATATCATTATCTAA
- a CDS encoding DUF859 family phage minor structural protein, with protein sequence MASITIGSTSGSRPYCTLSVTQSSQNIANNSSTVSYSLVLHRPSAISSSATKKWSCTINGTVHSGSGTIGGSGNKTLLSGTQTISHNQDGTKSLSFSGSCGLEITWGSTYIGTISGSGSMSLTTIPRASSVSMSASTAYPNGSITVNITRASSSFTHTLTYSCGGSSGTIATGVATSYAWTIPAALIHNSPNANQVCTVTCYTYNGGTHIGTKSTTFTVYCYSPSKLSSTSGSTIGSLFSMNISRSSGLFTHSLWYSFGSKTWQGIGNGISTSSSFTPPMSLCNEIPKAASGSMTIILRTYYGNTQIGSDQYYYYTMNVPSSVVPTLSQVTCSEYMSDVHNLIGAYVQNKSRLSLAIIGATGSYGSVITTYKISVAGQTINAVSGTTGIMTTSGNQTITATITDSRGRTATKSISVNVLPYIHPKINGVGVERNTDTSALVTANLLSTSLIVNGIEKNFSRYLIEYKSVDASSYTQIEASAESLSFDLSKTITGLNEAKSYDFRVYVGDVFGYNSAYEILHISTAFKSFDFDVKTGRIGIQKVLEHKDSIIEVPHGSKLYVGETPIDLDNILIFIEE encoded by the coding sequence ATGGCTAGTATTACAATTGGAAGTACAAGTGGATCTCGTCCATATTGTACATTATCAGTCACACAATCATCTCAAAATATTGCTAATAACTCATCAACAGTTTCTTATTCACTTGTTTTACATCGACCAAGCGCTATTTCTTCTAGTGCAACAAAGAAGTGGTCATGTACAATTAATGGAACTGTTCATAGTGGGAGTGGTACCATTGGTGGTAGCGGGAATAAAACCTTATTAAGTGGAACCCAAACTATTTCCCATAATCAAGATGGAACAAAATCTCTTTCTTTTAGTGGAAGTTGTGGTTTAGAGATTACATGGGGAAGTACTTATATTGGAACAATTAGTGGTAGTGGTTCCATGTCATTGACAACAATTCCGCGTGCATCATCTGTTTCAATGAGTGCAAGTACTGCTTATCCAAATGGGAGTATTACAGTAAATATAACACGTGCGAGTTCAAGTTTTACACATACACTGACATATAGTTGTGGAGGAAGTAGTGGAACAATTGCAACAGGAGTGGCTACTTCATATGCTTGGACAATTCCAGCTGCCTTGATTCATAACAGTCCTAATGCGAATCAGGTATGTACAGTGACTTGTTATACATATAATGGAGGAACACATATTGGAACAAAGTCAACAACATTTACAGTTTATTGTTATAGTCCATCAAAATTGAGTTCAACCAGTGGAAGTACAATAGGTAGTCTTTTTTCTATGAACATATCAAGGAGTAGTGGATTGTTTACCCATTCTCTTTGGTACTCATTTGGTAGCAAGACATGGCAAGGTATTGGGAATGGTATTTCTACAAGTAGCAGTTTTACTCCACCAATGAGTTTGTGCAATGAAATTCCTAAAGCAGCCAGTGGAAGTATGACAATTATTTTAAGAACTTATTATGGAAATACGCAAATTGGAAGTGATCAATATTACTATTATACAATGAATGTTCCTAGTTCAGTTGTACCAACTTTGAGTCAAGTTACATGTTCAGAATATATGAGCGATGTTCATAATCTTATTGGTGCATATGTTCAAAATAAAAGTCGTTTATCATTAGCCATTATAGGAGCAACTGGTTCCTATGGGTCAGTTATTACAACCTATAAAATTAGTGTTGCTGGACAAACAATCAATGCTGTTAGTGGTACAACAGGTATTATGACAACAAGTGGCAACCAGACAATTACTGCAACAATTACAGATTCAAGAGGCAGAACAGCAACCAAATCTATATCAGTCAATGTTTTACCTTATATTCATCCAAAAATTAATGGTGTTGGAGTAGAAAGAAACACAGATACAAGTGCTCTTGTCACTGCTAATCTTTTATCAACAAGTTTAATTGTTAATGGTATTGAAAAGAATTTTTCTCGATACTTGATTGAATACAAATCAGTTGATGCATCATCATATACACAAATAGAAGCATCAGCAGAATCTTTAAGTTTTGATTTATCTAAAACAATAACAGGTTTAAACGAAGCCAAAAGTTATGATTTTAGAGTTTATGTAGGTGATGTTTTTGGGTATAACTCTGCTTATGAAATATTACATATTTCTACAGCATTTAAAAGTTTTGATTTTGATGTCAAGACTGGTCGCATTGGGATTCAAAAAGTACTTGAACATAAAGATAGTATTATTGAAGTTCCACATGGTTCTAAACTCTATGTTGGTGAGACACCTATAGATTTAGATAATATTTTAATATTTATAGAAGAATAA